In Marinicella rhabdoformis, a genomic segment contains:
- a CDS encoding HNH endonuclease yields the protein MRKINPPSHDAEATFNLCFDSIPGDKHDLIQRIGNISKQILDAGNEYALKADTEDFHQIKSVSCKNDQIAIGQVTKAELKGLYTEHMVPKRKPARNVYDEIKSLAINGICPYCGVGFVNPLDHYLPKSKFPLISVLPINLVPSCQDCNKDKLSGIATEKRKLTLHPYFSDSKFYEKQWLYAEVIETRPASIQFLVNPPSDWDEESKNRVKVHFNDFDLNSKYVKLCAEELSTLKDLLGIYLENTGVSEIKNYLNNQFLVQYRKNKNSWQSAMYQALSNNDWYCQGGFN from the coding sequence ATGAGGAAAATCAATCCACCAAGCCACGATGCTGAAGCTACATTTAATCTATGTTTCGATAGTATTCCAGGCGATAAACACGATTTGATACAGAGAATTGGTAATATTTCAAAGCAAATTTTAGATGCTGGAAATGAGTATGCCTTAAAAGCTGACACAGAAGACTTTCATCAAATTAAATCAGTCAGTTGTAAAAATGATCAAATAGCAATAGGTCAAGTAACAAAAGCAGAGCTAAAAGGCTTATATACTGAACATATGGTTCCTAAAAGAAAGCCTGCGAGAAACGTTTATGATGAAATTAAATCTTTAGCTATTAATGGTATATGCCCTTATTGCGGAGTTGGTTTTGTAAATCCACTTGATCACTACCTTCCAAAATCAAAATTCCCTTTAATTTCTGTTTTACCAATAAACCTGGTACCTTCTTGTCAAGACTGTAATAAAGATAAACTATCAGGAATAGCCACAGAAAAAAGAAAGCTCACTTTACACCCTTATTTTAGTGATTCTAAGTTTTATGAAAAACAATGGTTGTATGCAGAAGTAATTGAAACAAGACCAGCTTCAATACAATTTTTAGTCAATCCACCAAGTGATTGGGATGAAGAATCAAAAAATAGAGTCAAAGTGCATTTTAATGATTTTGATTTGAATTCTAAGTATGTGAAATTATGTGCTGAAGAACTGTCAACACTTAAAGACTTATTGGGAATTTACTTGGAAAATACAGGAGTGAGTGAAATAAAAAACTATCTGAATAATCAGTTTTTAGTCCAATATCGGAAAAATAAAAATTCATGGCAATCAGCAATGTATCAAGCATTATCAAATAATGATTGGTATTGCCAAGGCGGTTTTAATTGA
- a CDS encoding AAA family ATPase, whose protein sequence is MDFQVIKYGQYPPEKSFNTGYLVADNWDDYGYKTLFQLIIFDDRENKHEIGSVKISYRGHSSEWTEEKLQSKFTNLPEEFYSLGQDVDYYTNFVKIFKLEKAREILTALNDIAIEPQRRKQIEDEDAFKTSLLRGVNYSSIEHQFQRILNGEAALSKYDFTYKKDKCEKYSDIELKFKVSPNSKPSTNMHVLIGRNGVGKTTVLNNMVNALLKTPDHPESNQEYGVFTNRLNDLDWVDEEPISDDYFAGLVSISFSAFDSFDPPAYNLDQNQGRRFSYIGLKKNISNTDEPEWVLKDKAQLGIEFADSLTNFFAYSAKNRRWLNAIATLESDSNFKDMDIHRLVKLFDRDSSKNKQKFNRSAQKFFKLLSSGHAIVLLSITKLVETVEEKTIVFVDEPESHLHPPLLSAFIRALNDILVNRNGLAIIATHSPVVLQEIPKSCVNILIRNGIVMNVYEPEIETFAENVGILTREVFRLEVSKSGFHDLLSQSVDEGKNYEEIIDAYDGQIGFEGKALLRSLILSKKHKQTEG, encoded by the coding sequence ATGGATTTTCAAGTTATAAAATATGGTCAATATCCTCCTGAAAAAAGCTTCAATACAGGTTATCTTGTGGCAGATAATTGGGATGATTATGGATATAAAACACTGTTTCAGCTGATTATTTTCGATGATAGAGAGAATAAGCATGAAATAGGTAGCGTCAAGATTAGTTATAGGGGACACAGTAGTGAATGGACTGAAGAAAAATTACAAAGTAAATTTACAAATTTGCCTGAGGAATTTTATTCTTTAGGACAAGATGTTGATTACTACACTAACTTTGTAAAAATTTTTAAGTTAGAAAAAGCACGTGAAATTCTTACAGCTCTTAATGATATTGCCATAGAGCCACAAAGAAGAAAACAAATAGAAGATGAAGATGCATTTAAAACTTCATTATTAAGGGGGGTCAATTACTCGTCTATAGAACACCAATTTCAGAGAATACTGAACGGTGAAGCTGCACTTTCAAAATATGACTTTACATACAAAAAAGATAAATGTGAAAAATATTCAGATATTGAACTGAAGTTCAAAGTGAGCCCTAATAGTAAACCGTCTACAAATATGCATGTATTAATTGGGCGAAACGGAGTAGGAAAAACAACTGTTTTAAATAACATGGTAAACGCATTATTAAAAACTCCGGATCACCCAGAATCTAATCAAGAATATGGTGTATTTACTAATAGGCTTAATGATCTTGATTGGGTAGATGAAGAGCCAATAAGTGATGATTACTTCGCTGGTTTAGTTTCGATTTCGTTCAGTGCCTTTGATTCATTTGACCCTCCTGCATATAATTTAGACCAAAATCAAGGTAGGCGTTTTTCGTATATTGGACTAAAAAAGAATATTTCAAATACTGATGAACCAGAATGGGTTCTTAAAGATAAAGCACAATTAGGTATAGAGTTTGCTGACAGTCTTACAAATTTTTTTGCCTATTCAGCTAAAAATAGAAGATGGTTAAATGCCATTGCTACATTGGAGTCAGATTCTAATTTCAAAGATATGGATATACATAGGCTGGTTAAATTATTTGACAGGGACAGCTCTAAAAATAAACAAAAATTTAATAGATCTGCTCAAAAGTTTTTTAAACTTTTGAGCTCAGGACATGCGATTGTTTTATTATCCATAACAAAGTTAGTTGAAACGGTTGAAGAAAAAACTATAGTTTTTGTTGATGAACCCGAGAGCCATCTTCACCCTCCACTTTTATCCGCATTTATTAGGGCTTTGAATGATATATTAGTTAATAGAAACGGGTTGGCAATTATTGCAACTCATTCTCCTGTTGTTCTACAGGAAATTCCTAAGTCTTGTGTGAATATTCTTATTAGAAATGGAATTGTAATGAATGTGTATGAACCAGAAATTGAAACGTTTGCAGAAAATGTTGGTATTCTAACCAGAGAAGTATTTCGCCTGGAAGTCTCGAAATCAGGATTTCACGATTTATTAAGTCAGTCTGTTGATGAGGGAAAAAATTATGAAGAAATTATAGATGCATACGACGGTCAAATTGGATTTGAAGGAAAAGCATTGCTCAGATCTTTGATTCTATCAAAAAAGCATAAACAGACTGAGGGATAA
- a CDS encoding M48 family metallopeptidase: MNHQAKLNCQINMPMLCSDFNPHNSQKIKNQLVTIPLMPVNTETGSIRLNLELAKKPLDCQEYLFVHELIPLHERNHNERFKKILNDLMPDWKSRRDLLNRSPLAHEDWEY; encoded by the coding sequence ATGAATCATCAAGCAAAACTAAACTGTCAAATTAATATGCCAATGCTATGTTCTGATTTCAATCCCCACAATTCACAAAAAATAAAAAATCAACTGGTTACTATCCCACTAATGCCTGTCAATACCGAAACAGGCAGCATCAGGCTCAATCTAGAGCTTGCCAAGAAGCCCCTTGATTGCCAGGAATACCTCTTTGTCCATGAATTGATTCCCCTCCATGAGCGCAACCACAATGAGCGATTCAAAAAGATATTGAATGACCTCATGCCAGATTGGAAATCACGCCGAGATCTTTTGAATAGATCACCACTGGCACATGAGGATTGGGAGTATTAG
- a CDS encoding AlbA family DNA-binding domain-containing protein: MSINPKLHEGFTKFFENPSRTALRELLKNEVGELDNLDFKETYPEKSKLAKHLLAMSNSGGGILVIGVKDGDTPESKGIERIIDKSDLNNILTPFLPDGLVYEVLDFPFKSSEYGALVGKTFQVILVDDLAEQIPFLSLKAGTNIKLNTLYIRRKTQSTEANHNEFNKVINRRIDSGHSSTSIDNLEEDLRHLKMLYNSINKTSSDHQFAETFSTIARQIGMFSKDNPDYPNENFNEFIAEAIRKKKIKICKLLGI; encoded by the coding sequence ATGTCTATTAATCCAAAATTACATGAGGGGTTTACAAAATTTTTTGAGAACCCATCAAGAACTGCACTGCGCGAGTTATTAAAAAATGAAGTGGGTGAGCTCGACAATTTAGACTTCAAAGAAACATATCCTGAAAAAAGTAAACTAGCTAAGCATTTATTAGCGATGTCCAACTCTGGAGGCGGGATACTTGTGATTGGAGTTAAAGATGGTGACACACCTGAGTCAAAAGGTATAGAAAGAATTATTGATAAGTCAGACTTGAATAATATCTTGACACCATTTCTTCCTGATGGATTAGTATACGAAGTATTGGATTTTCCTTTTAAATCCTCTGAGTATGGTGCATTAGTTGGAAAAACATTTCAAGTAATTCTAGTTGACGATCTTGCTGAACAAATTCCATTTTTAAGTTTAAAAGCTGGAACAAATATTAAGTTGAATACATTATACATAAGAAGGAAAACTCAGTCTACTGAGGCTAATCATAATGAGTTTAATAAAGTAATTAATCGAAGAATAGATAGCGGCCACTCATCAACGTCAATTGACAACTTAGAAGAAGATTTAAGGCATTTAAAAATGCTTTATAACTCTATTAATAAAACAAGTTCAGATCATCAATTTGCTGAGACATTTAGCACAATTGCAAGGCAAATAGGAATGTTCTCAAAAGACAACCCTGATTACCCAAATGAAAATTTCAATGAATTCATTGCTGAAGCAATTAGAAAAAAGAAAATAAAAATTTGCAAATTATTAGGCATATGA
- the pip gene encoding prolyl aminopeptidase: MTKTLYPNIEPNQLFHLTVSDSFDSVRHEIYVETCGNPDGVPVVFVHGGPGAGCGLDDRCFFNPEKYHIILFDQRGCGRSKPLGNIVENTTQHLVQDMEAIREHLNIDRWVVFGGSWGSTLSLVYAQTHRDKVLGLIVRGVFFGTPAENKWLWQEGLSRFNPEAYARYSGLVPEAKQHEILKHYYQMMTSGDDAARNLAAFEMMRWEEHGFTMQDNEIPEDMEAAMENDGWHQGMLEAHFCVHNCFIEDQPIADNLSVLEGMPVYIVNGRYDMLTPPAKAYQLHQALPDSHLAIVDRAGHASKEPDMVNALVSATDSMLQKLS, from the coding sequence ATGACCAAAACACTGTACCCTAACATCGAACCCAATCAGTTATTTCACTTGACCGTTTCTGACAGTTTCGATTCTGTCAGGCACGAGATTTATGTAGAAACTTGCGGTAACCCAGATGGTGTGCCAGTGGTTTTTGTTCATGGTGGACCAGGAGCTGGCTGTGGTTTAGATGACCGTTGTTTTTTCAACCCTGAAAAATACCACATCATTTTGTTTGATCAGCGTGGTTGTGGCCGCTCTAAACCTTTAGGAAACATTGTTGAGAACACGACACAACATTTAGTCCAAGACATGGAGGCCATTCGTGAACATTTGAACATAGATCGCTGGGTGGTGTTTGGTGGTTCTTGGGGTTCGACTTTGAGTTTGGTCTATGCGCAAACACACAGGGACAAAGTTTTGGGCTTGATTGTGCGTGGTGTGTTCTTTGGTACGCCAGCGGAGAACAAATGGTTGTGGCAGGAAGGCTTGAGTCGTTTTAATCCAGAAGCTTATGCGCGCTACAGTGGTTTAGTGCCTGAAGCCAAGCAGCATGAAATTTTAAAGCATTATTATCAAATGATGACCAGTGGCGATGACGCCGCTCGAAATCTGGCGGCTTTTGAAATGATGCGCTGGGAAGAACATGGTTTTACCATGCAGGACAACGAGATACCTGAAGACATGGAAGCTGCCATGGAAAATGACGGTTGGCACCAAGGCATGTTAGAGGCCCACTTTTGCGTGCACAATTGTTTCATTGAAGACCAACCCATTGCAGATAACTTGTCGGTTCTTGAAGGCATGCCTGTGTACATTGTCAATGGTCGATACGATATGTTGACACCGCCTGCCAAAGCGTATCAACTGCACCAAGCCCTGCCTGACTCGCATTTGGCCATTGTTGATCGTGCCGGTCATGCTTCGAAAGAACCTGATATGGTGAATGCCTTGGTCAGTGCCACTGATTCGATGTTACAAAAGTTATCTTAA
- a CDS encoding 1-acyl-sn-glycerol-3-phosphate acyltransferase — MSKKNLQIRDKTIFDGFIVKYILKLFFKVWFKLAGWKPIKSDYEGAGITIAAPHTSNWDVFYAMGAAVLFDIKIYFTIKESWCRIPVIGRLMMWMGSIPINRSGSQGQIDKIKRFVDKHKGRQIFFLFTPEGTRGKVEKWKTGFYHVADGCDLPIFLAKVDFKNKESGVFHTYKLTGNKEEDIRSIQESYKKIHGKFPELQFPEYTGPMPELSDMEAKILKAVYSAKGVATRLDISAKLNIAAKLDQASKGLKSRIVRTSQMAKDAKHDLGAKLDIAGKIQANKLKAQELSTAMLEFLVEKGVLEKTENEKTENAKTEGSHDSEPHYKLTFAGRGCLLHLYPALH, encoded by the coding sequence ATGAGCAAAAAGAATTTACAAATACGCGACAAGACCATTTTTGATGGCTTCATTGTGAAATACATTTTAAAGCTGTTCTTTAAAGTTTGGTTCAAACTGGCAGGCTGGAAGCCCATCAAATCTGACTATGAAGGTGCTGGCATCACCATAGCCGCGCCACACACCTCAAACTGGGATGTCTTTTATGCCATGGGTGCTGCGGTTTTATTTGATATTAAAATCTATTTCACCATCAAGGAAAGCTGGTGTCGCATTCCAGTCATTGGTCGCTTGATGATGTGGATGGGCTCCATTCCAATCAACCGCTCAGGTTCTCAGGGGCAAATTGACAAGATCAAGCGTTTTGTCGACAAGCACAAAGGCCGCCAAATTTTCTTCCTCTTCACCCCAGAAGGTACACGAGGCAAAGTCGAAAAGTGGAAAACAGGTTTTTACCATGTCGCTGATGGTTGTGATTTACCTATTTTCCTCGCCAAAGTCGATTTCAAGAACAAAGAATCAGGCGTGTTTCACACCTATAAATTAACCGGTAACAAAGAAGAAGACATACGCTCCATCCAAGAATCTTATAAAAAAATTCATGGTAAGTTCCCCGAATTACAGTTCCCAGAATACACCGGTCCCATGCCTGAATTATCAGACATGGAAGCCAAAATACTCAAAGCTGTTTATTCGGCCAAAGGTGTCGCCACACGCCTGGATATTTCCGCCAAACTGAACATTGCTGCCAAGTTAGATCAAGCATCAAAAGGCTTAAAATCAAGGATTGTTCGCACATCACAAATGGCCAAAGACGCCAAGCATGATTTGGGTGCCAAGCTAGACATAGCTGGAAAAATACAAGCCAACAAACTCAAAGCCCAAGAATTATCAACTGCCATGCTGGAATTTCTGGTTGAAAAAGGGGTGCTTGAAAAAACTGAAAATGAAAAAACTGAAAATGCAAAAACAGAAGGCAGCCATGACTCAGAACCACATTACAAACTCACTTTCGCTGGCAGAGGCTGTCTATTGCACTTGTACCCGGCTTTGCATTAA
- a CDS encoding type II toxin-antitoxin system HipA family toxin, translated as MIDYCKISYLGQHVASLGYDDEKLYGFLEYTPEFVGQGVELAPITMPVKAGEIYSFRHINPKTFFGLPGMVADSLPDRFGNSILNQWMIRMGRTKAITPLERLQYTGTRGMGALEYRPQIESSVLTEKHQIEIDELRQLAQDVVHSRSDVNVSVGSNPDALKPLIAVGTSAGGARPKAVLGFNSDFSQAVSGQVDLPKGFEHYLMKFDGVTETNQNEETFGDPQGYGVCEYVYYLMAQQCGIDMMPCHLLEEGSRRHFLTKRFDRVGNQKIHVQTLTAIAHVDYQTPGSFSYEELFQVARQLKLPKADALQIYKRMCFNIMAMNNDDHSKNFAFMLKDGRWRLSPAYDVAYCYAPNNPWVNQHWMSAAGKRKGHTKADLLQVAKNSFKTVDQKVFTQIIDEVAEAISEFKNLATTHNMPKSLAEEVQKHLW; from the coding sequence GTGATTGATTATTGCAAGATTAGCTACCTGGGACAGCATGTCGCTTCGCTGGGTTATGATGATGAAAAGCTCTATGGCTTTTTAGAGTACACCCCTGAATTTGTGGGCCAGGGTGTTGAGTTGGCCCCGATAACTATGCCGGTTAAAGCGGGTGAAATCTACAGTTTCAGACACATCAATCCCAAAACGTTCTTTGGTTTGCCTGGCATGGTGGCTGATTCTTTACCTGATCGATTCGGTAACTCCATATTGAATCAGTGGATGATCAGGATGGGACGGACCAAAGCCATAACCCCACTGGAACGCTTACAGTATACAGGCACCCGAGGAATGGGGGCTTTGGAATACAGGCCACAAATTGAATCCAGTGTGTTGACTGAGAAGCACCAGATTGAAATTGATGAATTGCGTCAATTGGCACAAGATGTGGTGCACAGCAGAAGCGATGTTAATGTCAGTGTGGGCAGCAACCCTGATGCGCTTAAGCCATTGATAGCCGTAGGCACAAGTGCTGGTGGTGCCAGACCCAAAGCCGTATTGGGCTTCAATTCTGATTTTTCACAGGCCGTCAGTGGTCAAGTTGATTTGCCCAAAGGCTTTGAACATTATTTAATGAAGTTCGATGGAGTGACCGAGACCAACCAGAACGAAGAAACCTTTGGTGATCCACAAGGTTATGGTGTTTGCGAATATGTGTACTATCTGATGGCGCAACAATGCGGTATCGATATGATGCCTTGTCACTTGTTAGAAGAGGGCAGTCGACGTCACTTTTTAACCAAACGATTTGACCGCGTGGGTAATCAAAAAATTCACGTCCAAACACTTACGGCCATCGCCCATGTTGATTACCAAACACCGGGTTCTTTTTCTTATGAAGAACTCTTCCAAGTCGCCAGGCAATTAAAACTGCCCAAAGCCGACGCGCTACAAATTTACAAACGCATGTGCTTTAACATCATGGCCATGAACAATGATGACCACTCAAAAAACTTCGCTTTCATGCTCAAAGACGGTCGTTGGCGACTTTCTCCGGCATACGATGTGGCTTATTGTTACGCGCCGAATAACCCTTGGGTTAATCAGCATTGGATGAGCGCGGCGGGTAAAAGAAAAGGTCACACAAAAGCAGATTTACTCCAGGTGGCCAAAAACAGTTTCAAAACGGTTGATCAGAAAGTATTCACTCAAATCATTGATGAAGTGGCAGAGGCCATTTCTGAATTCAAAAACTTGGCCACAACACATAACATGCCAAAATCACTGGCTGAAGAGGTACAAAAGCACCTGTGGTGA
- a CDS encoding helix-turn-helix transcriptional regulator, with translation MSERTAYLIDLLASRLKDLRLKQNITQQELADMSGLSVKAIKGAEKGECHLKTFVAILIPLGADDLLENLFPEPLPSPVQMTKHGSKKMRARKKGEPDSSDESPDW, from the coding sequence ATGAGTGAAAGAACTGCGTACTTGATCGATTTGTTGGCTTCTCGGTTGAAAGACTTGAGGTTAAAGCAAAACATCACACAACAAGAATTGGCGGACATGAGTGGTTTGTCTGTTAAAGCCATTAAGGGTGCCGAAAAAGGTGAGTGCCATTTAAAAACTTTTGTGGCTATTTTGATTCCTCTGGGCGCTGATGATTTGCTTGAAAACCTATTTCCTGAACCACTACCATCTCCTGTTCAAATGACCAAGCACGGCAGTAAAAAAATGCGGGCGAGAAAAAAAGGGGAGCCTGATAGTAGCGATGAGAGCCCAGACTGGTGA
- a CDS encoding assimilatory sulfite reductase (NADPH) flavoprotein subunit produces the protein MSLENMALLQQNGALDLQQVTQIIGQLNSQQKLWLSGYLAAAAQNSTEANPASTPVQLVHPKEKLSILFGSQTGNSETLAEALYQDCQSQGIAAELLSLADVTAKDLKKKSHVALIISTHGEGEAPDDAEIFYEQLFSKRAPELKHLHYSLLALGDSSYELFCHTGKEIDERLSSLGAQSISPRIDCDVDFNEDASRWHQDLLPKVKDTLSSNITALPTASTLNQSPNLVSSYNRNKPYVAEVLQTQKITADDSDKYVYHIELAIDENAINYQAGDSVGIIAHNDEHLVDGIIELLVATEAEQVQVKDKNISLKEALTKQLEITQISKPFIQFAATHLKDEGLQAIGSDHEKFTRFVADKQLIDLIQIHPELAQLPAQELVDQLRGLTPRLYSIASSGTAFPDEIHLTVGLDHSANHNGLASGLLCDRLEEGDEVSIYIDQNKHFKLPTNNSTDIIMIGPGTGIAPFRAFIQERQEQDATGKNWLFFGNPHFDSDFLYQTEWQRFKKQGLLNRIDLAWSRDQSEKIYVQDRLSENSADIWQWIENGAAIYVCGDANRMAKDVENTLIQIISEHGGLDTAAATNKLKELKRNKQYLKDVY, from the coding sequence GTGAGTTTAGAAAACATGGCATTATTGCAACAAAATGGCGCTTTAGATTTGCAACAAGTCACGCAAATCATTGGTCAATTGAACAGCCAACAAAAGCTTTGGCTATCTGGATATTTGGCAGCTGCTGCTCAAAATAGCACAGAAGCCAATCCAGCAAGCACGCCAGTACAACTGGTCCACCCAAAAGAAAAGTTAAGTATTTTATTCGGCAGCCAAACAGGTAACAGTGAAACCTTGGCAGAAGCCTTATATCAAGATTGTCAATCTCAAGGAATTGCTGCGGAGCTGCTGTCTTTGGCAGATGTCACAGCCAAAGACCTGAAGAAAAAAAGCCATGTGGCATTGATCATCAGTACACATGGTGAGGGCGAAGCCCCAGATGATGCCGAGATATTTTATGAGCAATTGTTTTCAAAACGAGCACCTGAATTAAAACATTTACATTACAGCCTATTGGCATTGGGAGATTCAAGTTATGAGTTATTTTGCCATACCGGTAAAGAAATCGATGAACGCTTGTCAAGCTTAGGTGCACAAAGCATCAGCCCGCGGATCGACTGTGATGTTGATTTCAATGAAGATGCAAGCCGATGGCATCAGGATTTATTGCCGAAGGTTAAAGACACCCTCAGCAGTAACATCACTGCCCTGCCGACAGCATCAACACTGAATCAGTCACCCAATCTTGTATCCAGTTACAACCGAAATAAGCCTTATGTGGCAGAAGTATTACAAACACAAAAAATCACGGCCGATGATTCAGACAAGTATGTTTACCACATTGAGTTGGCCATTGATGAAAATGCCATCAATTACCAAGCCGGTGACAGCGTCGGAATCATCGCTCACAATGATGAACATTTAGTCGATGGCATCATTGAGTTATTGGTGGCAACTGAAGCCGAACAAGTTCAAGTAAAAGACAAAAACATCAGCTTGAAAGAGGCATTGACCAAACAATTAGAAATTACTCAAATCAGCAAGCCGTTCATCCAATTCGCCGCCACACATTTAAAAGATGAAGGTTTACAGGCAATTGGTTCAGACCATGAAAAATTTACCCGTTTTGTTGCCGATAAGCAGCTGATTGATTTAATACAAATACACCCTGAATTGGCTCAATTACCGGCACAAGAATTGGTCGATCAATTGCGCGGCTTAACACCTCGGCTGTATTCAATTGCATCATCAGGCACTGCATTTCCAGATGAAATACATTTAACTGTTGGCTTAGATCACTCCGCCAACCACAATGGTTTGGCCAGCGGTTTATTGTGTGACCGGCTTGAAGAAGGGGATGAAGTTTCTATTTACATTGATCAAAACAAGCACTTTAAACTGCCCACAAACAACAGTACCGACATCATCATGATTGGTCCCGGTACGGGCATCGCACCATTTCGTGCATTTATTCAAGAACGACAAGAGCAAGACGCCACTGGTAAAAACTGGCTGTTTTTTGGCAACCCGCATTTTGACTCAGACTTTCTTTACCAAACAGAATGGCAACGGTTCAAAAAACAAGGCTTGCTGAATCGCATCGATTTGGCTTGGTCACGCGATCAATCTGAAAAAATCTATGTCCAAGACCGACTGTCAGAAAACAGTGCTGACATTTGGCAATGGATTGAAAACGGTGCGGCCATTTATGTGTGTGGCGACGCCAACCGGATGGCCAAAGACGTGGAAAACACATTGATACAAATCATCAGCGAACACGGTGGTTTAGATACCGCAGCTGCAACCAACAAACTGAAAGAGCTGAAACGCAACAAACAATACTTGAAGGACGTGTACTGA
- a CDS encoding NADPH-dependent assimilatory sulfite reductase hemoprotein subunit has translation MTNETKNERLDAVEHIKINSNYLRGTIVESLNDPITGSIAEDDTQLTKFHGTYQQYDRDSAKQRQKQKLEPSYSFMIRARVPGGICSTEQWLAIDEMADTYANQTIRLTTRQAFQFHGVIKTKLKPTIAAINQTLLDTLAACGDVNRNIMCSASPEVSAVHQQVFKDSVAISEHLLPQTRAYHEIWLDGEKVTESPSSNPDHEPVYGKTYLPRKFKIAVVIPPSNDVDVLAHDLGFIAITENDQLVGYNVTCGGGMGTTHGDPKTFPLLAHVVGFCLPEQAVAVAEAVVKTQRDHGCRTNRKHARFKYTVDDHGVEWLQQQLADRLGYALQEAKPFELTSHGDRFGWHQNHDGSWNHTLFISNGRVIDNEQTQIRSALKSIAQAYQGEFRITPNQNLTIAQVAESDKALIDDLLNQHQINGKPSATRQLAMACVALPTCSLAMAEAERYLPDFITEVEKIQSKHGIAGKPISIRMTGCPNGCARPFVSEVGFVGKAPGRYNMYLGGQPNGNRLNQLFRENITESDILSHLDALIGDYAKAGNTGEAFGDFVIRQGHVKAVTHGIEVHIQN, from the coding sequence ATGACTAATGAAACTAAAAATGAGCGATTGGATGCGGTTGAACACATTAAAATCAACAGCAACTATTTGCGCGGCACCATTGTTGAAAGTTTAAACGACCCCATTACCGGCTCAATCGCCGAAGATGACACCCAATTAACGAAATTTCACGGCACTTACCAACAGTATGACCGCGATTCAGCCAAGCAGCGCCAAAAACAAAAACTGGAACCCTCCTACAGCTTCATGATTCGTGCCCGCGTGCCTGGCGGAATTTGTAGCACCGAACAGTGGCTGGCGATTGATGAGATGGCAGACACTTATGCGAATCAAACCATCCGGCTGACCACTCGGCAAGCCTTTCAGTTTCACGGTGTGATTAAAACAAAGTTGAAACCAACGATTGCTGCTATCAATCAAACCTTATTAGACACTTTGGCCGCTTGTGGTGATGTGAATCGCAACATCATGTGCTCTGCCAGCCCAGAGGTTTCCGCCGTGCACCAACAAGTGTTTAAAGATTCAGTCGCCATCAGTGAACACCTTTTGCCACAAACCCGTGCTTATCACGAGATTTGGTTGGATGGTGAAAAAGTCACTGAATCACCCAGCAGTAACCCAGATCATGAACCAGTCTATGGAAAAACTTACTTACCTCGCAAGTTTAAAATAGCCGTCGTCATCCCCCCAAGTAACGATGTAGATGTGTTGGCTCATGATTTGGGTTTTATAGCGATAACAGAAAATGACCAGCTGGTCGGATACAACGTCACCTGTGGCGGCGGAATGGGCACCACCCATGGTGACCCAAAAACGTTCCCATTACTGGCGCATGTGGTCGGTTTTTGTTTACCTGAGCAAGCGGTAGCAGTTGCTGAAGCGGTGGTCAAAACACAACGTGACCATGGCTGCAGAACCAACCGCAAACATGCCAGATTCAAGTATACCGTTGATGACCACGGTGTCGAATGGTTACAACAACAATTGGCAGACCGTTTGGGTTACGCACTACAAGAGGCCAAACCTTTTGAACTGACCAGCCATGGTGATCGATTTGGCTGGCATCAAAACCATGACGGTTCTTGGAACCACACGCTGTTCATCAGCAACGGCCGCGTGATTGATAATGAGCAGACCCAAATTCGCAGCGCCTTAAAAAGCATTGCCCAAGCTTATCAAGGTGAATTTCGCATCACACCCAACCAAAACTTGACCATTGCACAAGTGGCTGAAAGTGATAAAGCTTTGATTGATGATTTGTTGAATCAACACCAAATCAACGGCAAACCTTCAGCAACCAGACAATTGGCCATGGCCTGTGTGGCTTTACCAACCTGCTCTTTGGCGATGGCAGAAGCAGAACGCTACTTACCTGATTTCATTACTGAAGTCGAAAAAATACAAAGCAAACATGGCATTGCCGGTAAACCCATCAGCATACGCATGACTGGCTGTCCTAATGGTTGTGCCAGGCCTTTTGTATCTGAAGTCGGCTTTGTCGGTAAAGCGCCAGGCCGCTATAACATGTACCTTGGCGGTCAACCCAACGGCAACCGCTTGAATCAGTTGTTCCGTGAAAACATCACAGAAAGTGACATTTTGAGCCATTTAGATGCTTTGATTGGTGACTATGCCAAAGCGGGCAACACAGGCGAGGCTTTTGGTGATTTTGTCATTCGCCAAGGCCACGTTAAGGCCGTGACTCACGGTATAGAGGTTCACATTCAAAATTGA